The following coding sequences lie in one Variovorax terrae genomic window:
- a CDS encoding Hsp20/alpha crystallin family protein, with translation MFFAPAVRSRAFTPAFRTFDRSFERFVNDALSAGTSRSLQVEQDDKAWTLALDVPGLSKEDLSIGIEGSVVRIESKADAKRQFKAAYELPQDIDVSASDAKLENGVLTLKLAKKAPVSNVAQLAIH, from the coding sequence ATGTTTTTTGCCCCCGCAGTCCGCAGCCGCGCCTTCACCCCGGCCTTCCGCACGTTCGATCGCAGCTTCGAGCGTTTCGTCAACGACGCACTGTCCGCCGGCACCTCGCGCAGCCTGCAAGTGGAACAGGACGACAAGGCCTGGACCCTCGCGCTCGACGTGCCCGGCCTGTCCAAGGAAGACCTGTCCATCGGCATCGAAGGCAGCGTGGTCCGCATTGAGAGCAAGGCCGACGCCAAGCGCCAGTTCAAGGCCGCCTACGAGCTGCCGCAGGACATCGACGTGTCCGCCAGCGACGCCAAACTGGAAAATGGCGTGCTGACCCTCAAGCTCGCCAAGAAGGCGCCGGTGAGCAACGTGGCGCAGCTCGCGATCCACTGA
- the rpsO gene encoding 30S ribosomal protein S15, with protein sequence MIASSVKADVVKANARSATDTGSPEVQVALLTARINELTPHFKTHAKDHHGRRGLLRMVSRRRKLLDYLKSKDADRYTALIAKLGLRK encoded by the coding sequence ATGATCGCATCCTCCGTCAAGGCCGACGTCGTCAAGGCCAACGCGCGCAGCGCCACCGATACCGGCAGCCCCGAAGTGCAAGTGGCCCTGCTGACCGCCCGCATCAACGAGCTGACCCCTCACTTCAAGACGCACGCCAAGGACCACCACGGTCGCCGCGGCCTGCTGCGCATGGTGAGCCGCCGCCGCAAGCTGCTGGACTACCTCAAGTCCAAGGACGCTGACCGCTACACCGCGTTGATCGCCAAGCTGGGCCTGCGCAAGTAA
- the pnp gene encoding polyribonucleotide nucleotidyltransferase, with protein sequence MSLFNKVTKSFQWGDKTVVMETGEIARQASGAVVVSIDGTVVLATVVASKSAKPGQDFFPLTVDYIEKTYAAGKIPGSFFKREAKPSEHETLTSRLIDRPIRPLFPEGFLNEVHVVIHTLSLNPEVDADIAAMIGVSAALAISGIPFSGPIGAARVGYINGQYVLNPGQTARKDSQMDLVVAGTQAAVLMVESEALQLGEEIMLGGVVFGHEQAGIAINAIHDLVRDAGKPVWDWQAPAEDEAFVAKVKGLAEEKLRAVYQIRSKQARTQALREVNASVMASLKESGEPFDAGKVNDLLFAIESKIVRSQILAGEPRIDGRDTRTVRPIEIRNSVLPRTHGSALFTRGETQALVVTTLGTERDAQRIDALAGEYEDRFMLHYNMPPFATGEVGRMGSTKRREIGHGRLAKRALVAVLPTKEEFPYTMRVVSEITESNGSSSMASVCGGCLSLMDAGVPMKAHVAGIAMGLIKEDNRFAVLTDILGDEDHLGDMDFKVAGTTNGITALQMDIKIQGITKEIMQVALAQAKEARMHILGKMQDAMGEAKTEVSNFAPKLYTMKINPEKIRDVIGKGGAVIRALTEETGCQINIEEDGTITIAATDAEKADVAKKRIEQITAEVEIGKVYEGPVTKILDFGALINLLPGKDGLLHISQIAHERVEKVTDYLTEGQIVKVKVLETDEKGRVKLSMKALLDRSAQAAAPRGAEQAQQQQQQEQQQQ encoded by the coding sequence ATGAGCCTGTTCAACAAAGTTACCAAGTCTTTCCAATGGGGCGACAAGACCGTCGTCATGGAAACCGGTGAAATCGCCCGCCAGGCCAGCGGCGCCGTCGTCGTGAGCATCGACGGCACCGTGGTGCTGGCCACCGTGGTGGCCTCCAAGTCCGCCAAGCCCGGCCAGGACTTCTTCCCGCTGACCGTCGACTACATCGAGAAGACCTACGCCGCCGGCAAGATCCCCGGCAGCTTCTTCAAGCGCGAAGCCAAGCCCAGCGAGCACGAAACCCTGACCAGCCGCCTGATCGACCGCCCGATCCGCCCGCTGTTCCCCGAAGGCTTCCTGAACGAAGTGCATGTGGTCATCCACACGCTGTCGCTCAACCCGGAAGTTGACGCCGACATCGCCGCCATGATCGGCGTGAGCGCCGCGCTGGCCATCTCCGGCATCCCGTTCAGCGGCCCGATCGGTGCCGCCCGCGTGGGCTACATCAATGGTCAGTACGTGCTGAATCCGGGCCAGACCGCCCGCAAGGATTCGCAGATGGACCTGGTCGTTGCCGGCACGCAAGCCGCCGTGCTGATGGTCGAGTCCGAAGCCCTGCAGCTCGGCGAAGAAATCATGCTGGGCGGCGTGGTGTTCGGCCACGAACAGGCCGGCATCGCGATCAACGCGATCCATGATCTCGTGCGCGACGCCGGCAAGCCGGTGTGGGACTGGCAGGCCCCGGCCGAAGACGAAGCCTTCGTCGCCAAGGTCAAGGGCCTGGCCGAAGAAAAGCTGCGCGCCGTCTACCAGATCCGCAGCAAGCAGGCCCGCACGCAAGCCCTTCGTGAGGTCAACGCCAGCGTGATGGCCTCGCTCAAGGAAAGCGGCGAGCCCTTCGATGCCGGCAAGGTCAACGACCTGCTGTTCGCCATCGAATCGAAGATCGTGCGCAGCCAGATCCTGGCCGGCGAGCCGCGCATCGACGGCCGCGACACGCGCACCGTGCGCCCCATCGAGATCCGCAACAGCGTGCTGCCGCGTACCCACGGCTCGGCCCTGTTCACGCGTGGCGAAACCCAGGCGTTGGTCGTGACCACGCTGGGCACCGAGCGCGACGCGCAGCGCATCGATGCGCTGGCCGGCGAGTACGAAGACCGCTTCATGCTGCACTACAACATGCCTCCCTTTGCCACCGGCGAAGTGGGCCGCATGGGCAGCACCAAGCGCCGCGAAATCGGCCACGGCCGCCTGGCCAAGCGTGCGCTCGTCGCCGTGCTGCCGACCAAGGAAGAATTCCCCTACACCATGCGCGTGGTGTCCGAGATCACCGAATCCAACGGCTCCTCGTCGATGGCCTCGGTCTGCGGCGGCTGCCTGTCGCTGATGGACGCCGGCGTGCCGATGAAGGCCCACGTGGCCGGTATCGCCATGGGCCTGATCAAGGAAGACAACCGCTTCGCCGTGCTGACCGACATCCTGGGCGATGAAGATCACCTGGGCGACATGGACTTCAAGGTGGCCGGCACCACGAATGGCATCACCGCGCTGCAGATGGACATCAAGATCCAGGGCATCACCAAGGAAATCATGCAGGTCGCGCTGGCTCAGGCCAAGGAAGCCCGCATGCACATCCTGGGCAAGATGCAGGACGCGATGGGCGAGGCCAAGACCGAGGTGTCGAACTTCGCGCCCAAGCTCTACACGATGAAGATCAACCCCGAGAAGATCCGCGACGTGATCGGCAAGGGAGGCGCCGTGATCCGCGCGCTGACCGAGGAAACCGGCTGCCAGATCAACATCGAGGAAGACGGCACCATCACCATCGCCGCGACCGATGCCGAGAAGGCCGACGTCGCCAAGAAGCGCATCGAGCAGATCACGGCCGAAGTGGAAATCGGCAAGGTCTACGAAGGCCCGGTCACCAAGATCCTGGATTTCGGCGCCCTGATCAACCTGCTGCCCGGCAAGGACGGCCTGCTGCACATCAGCCAGATCGCCCATGAGCGCGTCGAGAAGGTTACCGACTACCTGACCGAAGGTCAGATCGTCAAGGTCAAGGTGCTCGAGACCGACGAGAAGGGCCGCGTCAAGCTGTCGATGAAGGCGCTGCTGGACCGTTCGGCCCAGGCTGCCGCCCCGCGCGGTGCCGAGCAGGCCCAGCAGCAACAGCAGCAAGAACAGCAACAGCAGTAA
- a CDS encoding DUF6351 family protein, producing MRQAVGRRHGAVWAAMSLAAALLAGCGGGSGGLTAAPGGGSPAPVVPNPGPGPSAPEVSLAGLKFWVGEQGPSGETAFSGPQQQPFLCLTSLSNLGEPIVDNQDGIGQPVYQVPGNTASPLLGYSKRCGVKTQVRYFYYTGSDFAAFDPATQFVTPPANLQRVRINGADLPFVVRVEAGTINRFSYSVAMLAPFAESTATPKDLDNSVWNQKMVYWMRGGVGVGHQQGKAMWFGGLWGEEKPVMPRLLEQGYAVVSSSGNETGVHYNVRLAEETAVMVKEHFVQTYGKPKYTVAMGISGGAVQQYLFAQNRPKGLFDAGVPIQSYPDMVTQAIYVSDCSLLEQYFKDEVALNAGSMWATWTNRTLVEGLSTSATKTNKFLGGAGSSECIEGWGTAAPGVINPVFTDPAYQATANALGWPTAFTNVKWTHWNDLANIYGTDARGYAPIPVDNVGVQYGLKALKDGFITADEFLRINACAGSWKEQDEYLTWLMPPADPFDSRNMRRSADCRTGAGTPAPRRSGSLKAMNIAYTAGQVFTGKSLDIPLIDLRPWKEDQLDMHNSRQSFSERARLAAGGGNQANQVIWFTGETSTTGVATRAMDALSILDAYLTTGTRPARFTDQCFTNAGQTIAAGSQVWNGILDNRPAGACTQSYKVYSSPRMVAGDSFRGDMFKCALKPVATALADGTYGATDPFSTAEKTWLNKVFAAGVCDYSKPDVGRPAGV from the coding sequence ATGAGACAAGCAGTTGGGCGGCGCCATGGTGCCGTATGGGCCGCGATGAGCCTGGCAGCGGCGTTGCTGGCGGGCTGCGGCGGAGGCAGTGGCGGCTTGACCGCGGCGCCGGGCGGCGGCAGTCCCGCCCCCGTCGTGCCGAACCCGGGGCCCGGGCCGAGCGCACCCGAGGTGTCGCTGGCGGGCCTGAAGTTCTGGGTGGGCGAGCAGGGTCCTTCGGGCGAAACCGCCTTCAGCGGCCCGCAGCAGCAGCCCTTTCTGTGCCTGACCAGCCTGTCGAATCTCGGGGAGCCGATCGTCGACAACCAGGACGGCATCGGCCAGCCGGTCTACCAGGTGCCGGGCAACACCGCCAGCCCGCTGCTGGGCTACAGCAAGCGCTGCGGCGTCAAGACGCAGGTGCGCTACTTCTACTACACCGGCAGCGACTTCGCGGCCTTCGATCCCGCCACGCAGTTCGTCACGCCGCCGGCCAACCTGCAGCGCGTGCGCATCAACGGCGCCGACCTGCCGTTCGTGGTGCGCGTCGAGGCCGGCACCATCAACCGCTTCTCCTACAGCGTCGCCATGCTGGCGCCCTTCGCGGAAAGCACCGCCACGCCAAAGGACCTGGACAACTCGGTGTGGAACCAGAAGATGGTCTACTGGATGCGCGGCGGCGTCGGCGTGGGCCACCAGCAGGGCAAGGCCATGTGGTTCGGCGGCCTGTGGGGCGAAGAGAAGCCGGTGATGCCCAGGCTGCTGGAGCAGGGCTATGCCGTGGTGTCCTCGTCGGGCAACGAGACCGGCGTGCACTACAACGTGCGCCTGGCGGAAGAGACGGCGGTGATGGTCAAGGAGCACTTCGTGCAGACCTATGGCAAGCCCAAATACACCGTGGCCATGGGCATCTCGGGCGGTGCGGTGCAGCAGTACCTGTTTGCCCAGAACCGGCCCAAGGGGCTGTTCGACGCCGGCGTTCCGATCCAGTCCTATCCGGACATGGTGACGCAGGCGATCTACGTGTCGGATTGTTCGCTGCTCGAGCAGTACTTCAAGGACGAGGTGGCGCTCAACGCCGGCTCGATGTGGGCCACCTGGACCAACCGCACCCTGGTCGAAGGCCTGAGCACCAGCGCAACCAAGACCAACAAGTTCCTGGGCGGCGCCGGTTCTTCCGAATGCATCGAGGGCTGGGGTACGGCCGCTCCCGGCGTGATCAACCCGGTGTTCACCGACCCGGCCTACCAGGCCACCGCCAACGCCCTGGGCTGGCCCACGGCCTTCACCAACGTGAAGTGGACGCACTGGAACGATCTGGCCAACATCTACGGCACCGACGCCCGCGGCTACGCGCCGATCCCGGTAGACAACGTGGGCGTGCAGTACGGCCTGAAGGCGCTGAAGGACGGCTTCATCACCGCGGATGAATTCCTGCGCATCAACGCCTGCGCCGGCAGCTGGAAGGAGCAGGACGAGTACCTCACCTGGCTGATGCCGCCGGCCGATCCGTTCGACAGCCGCAACATGCGCCGCAGCGCCGATTGCCGCACCGGGGCGGGTACGCCCGCGCCGCGCCGCAGCGGCAGCCTGAAGGCCATGAACATCGCCTACACGGCGGGCCAGGTGTTCACCGGCAAGTCGCTCGACATTCCGCTGATCGACCTGCGGCCCTGGAAGGAAGACCAGCTCGACATGCACAACTCGCGCCAGTCGTTCTCCGAGCGGGCCCGCCTGGCGGCCGGCGGCGGCAACCAGGCGAACCAGGTGATCTGGTTCACGGGCGAGACCAGCACCACGGGCGTGGCCACGCGCGCCATGGATGCCCTGAGCATCTTGGACGCCTACCTCACCACCGGCACCCGCCCGGCGCGCTTCACCGACCAGTGCTTCACGAACGCGGGCCAGACCATCGCGGCGGGTTCGCAGGTCTGGAACGGCATCCTGGACAACCGGCCGGCAGGGGCTTGCACCCAGTCGTACAAGGTCTACTCGAGCCCGCGCATGGTGGCCGGTGATTCGTTCCGCGGCGACATGTTCAAGTGCGCCCTCAAGCCCGTGGCCACGGCGCTGGCCGATGGCACCTACGGCGCCACCGACCCCTTCAGCACCGCCGAAAAGACGTGGCTCAACAAGGTCTTCGCCGCTGGCGTCTGCGACTACAGCAAGCCGGACGTGGGCCGGCCGGCGGGTGTGTGA
- a CDS encoding pyridoxal phosphate-dependent aminotransferase translates to MRQTLQNLEESKIREVANAGFGRSDVLAFWFGESDEATPDFIRQAAIDSLQRGETFYSHNLGLLELREAISAYMSARHGPVGVDRLAVTSGGVNALMLAVQALVDAGDEVVAVTPVWPNLTAQPAILGARVRCVPLRPVDGAWTLDLDALLAAVTPATKLLIVNSPNNPTGWTLSRAEQQAIVEHCRRTGTWILADEVYERLYYADDTPNGCAPSFLDVTGPDDRLVVVHSFSKSFLMTGWRLGWLVMPPALTHPMGKLLEFNTSCASVFTQRAGVVALQRTDEVTPRVVAHLRACRDTLVPLLQAVPGVQVAPARGGMYAFFRLAGFEDSLDTAKRLVAEAGLGLAPGNAFAPEAQGWLRWCFASKDTGRLAEGVDRLKRWLSVQ, encoded by the coding sequence ATGCGCCAGACCCTCCAGAATCTCGAAGAATCCAAGATCCGCGAAGTGGCCAATGCCGGCTTCGGCCGCAGCGACGTGCTGGCCTTCTGGTTCGGTGAAAGCGACGAGGCGACGCCCGACTTCATCCGCCAGGCCGCGATCGATTCGCTGCAGCGCGGCGAAACCTTCTATTCTCACAACCTCGGCCTGCTCGAGCTGCGCGAGGCGATCTCGGCCTACATGAGCGCGCGGCACGGCCCGGTTGGCGTGGATCGGCTGGCCGTGACCTCGGGCGGCGTCAACGCGCTGATGCTGGCCGTGCAGGCGCTGGTGGACGCGGGCGACGAGGTGGTGGCCGTCACGCCGGTCTGGCCCAACCTCACGGCCCAGCCGGCCATCCTGGGCGCCCGGGTGCGCTGCGTTCCGCTCCGGCCGGTGGACGGCGCCTGGACGCTGGACCTGGACGCGCTGCTGGCTGCCGTGACGCCGGCCACGAAGCTGCTGATCGTCAATTCGCCGAACAACCCGACCGGCTGGACGCTGAGCCGCGCCGAACAGCAGGCCATCGTCGAGCATTGCCGCCGCACGGGCACCTGGATCCTGGCTGACGAGGTCTACGAGCGCCTGTACTACGCGGACGACACGCCGAACGGCTGCGCCCCGAGCTTTCTGGACGTGACCGGGCCGGACGACCGCCTGGTGGTGGTGCACAGCTTCTCCAAGAGCTTCCTCATGACCGGCTGGCGCCTGGGCTGGCTGGTGATGCCGCCGGCGCTCACGCACCCCATGGGCAAGCTGCTGGAGTTCAACACCTCGTGCGCCAGCGTGTTCACCCAGCGCGCCGGCGTGGTGGCGCTGCAGCGCACGGACGAGGTCACGCCGCGCGTGGTGGCCCACCTCAGGGCCTGCCGCGACACGCTGGTGCCGCTGCTGCAGGCGGTGCCCGGCGTGCAGGTGGCGCCGGCGCGCGGCGGCATGTACGCCTTTTTCAGGCTGGCCGGCTTCGAGGACTCGCTGGACACCGCCAAGCGGCTGGTTGCCGAGGCCGGGCTGGGCCTGGCCCCGGGCAACGCCTTCGCTCCCGAAGCCCAGGGCTGGCTGCGCTGGTGCTTCGCCTCGAAGGACACCGGGCGCCTGGCCGAGGGTGTCGATCGCCTCAAACGCTGGTTGTCCGTACAGTAG
- a CDS encoding DUF6351 family protein gives MNVKQERQARHRSALALALAGLLLGGLVSCGGSDGGLTAGAKPPPVTPPAQPVLQLSTLSSRADMVSGGSALVEVAVPDGITAADVRISSNGTDVTSAFAAATGGRKLRGLVSGLNIGSNKLVAKVGTDKAYGELSLTNYPITGPIFSGTQMTPFECRTVESGLGAPLDANCSVATRYDWFYFTAAGVRQPLASPLGARPADLGTATTIDGKTVPFIVRVESGTINRSIYRIAVLDDPKTAGQWNSAGWNQRIVFRFGESTAAQYNQGSNAVTDVFKTDSTDPQSVEALKRGFAYVVSSLNINKVNVNDVVAAETAMMLREHIAKDYGVPRWMVGMGGSGGAIQQMLIAQNYPGILDGIMPDAAFPDVFGTALAVSDCRLLNRYFIANPANSATRKAFEGHMNTVLGNTCATWDAGNGDAVLATNGSVSPACGLNDASKVYAPSTNPGGARCTVYDVNVNTLGRDPFTGGARRPLDNVGIQYGLAALKTGAITTTQFLDVNERIGGYDSDGNIIARRTVADAEALKRSYEMGRIGSGAGGLATVPILHMRAYAEPGGDIHTIYNDIKIREQLKRSNGRADNQVIWLFPNPALAAPAMQPTLVGVLRDSFLQRLSLMTQWLDAITGDSAPLTTDKVARLKPADAVDSCWSVADGSRVREEATFSGAGTCNTLYPKTPAPRMVAGAPVADDVVKCQLKPISDADYAPVVLSTPEKVRLAGIFPDGVCDYSKAGVGQAKLKGTWLKY, from the coding sequence ATGAATGTGAAACAAGAACGCCAGGCCCGGCACCGCAGCGCGTTGGCGCTCGCGTTGGCGGGCCTGCTGCTCGGCGGGCTGGTGTCATGCGGCGGCAGCGACGGCGGCTTGACGGCCGGGGCGAAGCCCCCTCCCGTGACCCCGCCGGCGCAGCCCGTGCTGCAGCTCAGCACGCTGTCGAGCCGCGCCGACATGGTGAGCGGCGGCAGCGCGCTGGTGGAGGTGGCGGTGCCCGACGGCATCACCGCCGCCGACGTGCGCATTTCGAGCAACGGCACGGATGTGACCAGCGCCTTCGCGGCCGCCACCGGTGGGCGCAAGCTGCGCGGGCTGGTCAGCGGCCTCAACATCGGCAGCAACAAGCTCGTGGCCAAGGTGGGCACCGACAAGGCCTACGGTGAACTGTCCCTGACCAATTACCCGATCACCGGGCCGATCTTTTCCGGGACCCAGATGACGCCGTTCGAATGCCGCACGGTCGAGTCGGGCCTGGGGGCGCCGCTGGATGCGAACTGCTCGGTGGCGACGCGCTACGACTGGTTCTACTTCACCGCCGCCGGCGTGCGCCAGCCGCTGGCGAGTCCGCTGGGGGCGCGTCCCGCGGACCTGGGTACCGCGACCACGATCGACGGCAAGACCGTGCCTTTCATCGTGCGGGTGGAGTCGGGCACCATCAACCGCTCGATCTACCGCATCGCGGTGCTGGACGACCCCAAGACGGCAGGGCAATGGAATTCGGCGGGCTGGAACCAGCGCATCGTGTTCCGCTTCGGCGAATCCACGGCAGCGCAGTACAACCAGGGCTCGAATGCGGTGACCGACGTGTTCAAGACCGACTCGACAGATCCGCAGAGCGTCGAGGCGCTGAAGCGCGGCTTTGCCTACGTGGTGTCGTCGCTGAACATCAACAAGGTCAACGTCAACGACGTGGTGGCGGCCGAGACCGCGATGATGCTGCGTGAGCACATCGCCAAGGACTACGGCGTGCCGCGCTGGATGGTGGGCATGGGCGGCTCGGGCGGCGCGATCCAGCAGATGCTGATCGCGCAGAACTATCCCGGCATCCTGGACGGCATCATGCCGGACGCGGCATTCCCGGACGTGTTCGGCACCGCGCTGGCGGTGTCGGACTGCCGGCTGCTGAACCGCTACTTCATCGCCAACCCGGCCAACTCCGCCACGCGCAAGGCGTTCGAGGGCCACATGAACACCGTGCTCGGCAACACCTGCGCCACCTGGGATGCCGGCAACGGCGACGCGGTGCTGGCCACCAACGGCTCGGTGTCGCCGGCCTGCGGCCTGAACGATGCGAGCAAGGTGTATGCGCCGTCGACCAACCCGGGCGGCGCGCGCTGCACTGTCTACGACGTCAACGTCAACACGCTGGGCCGCGACCCGTTCACGGGCGGCGCGCGCCGGCCGCTGGACAACGTGGGCATCCAGTACGGGTTGGCCGCGCTGAAGACCGGCGCGATCACCACCACGCAGTTCCTCGACGTCAACGAGCGTATCGGCGGCTACGACAGCGACGGCAACATCATCGCGCGCCGCACGGTGGCCGACGCCGAGGCACTCAAGCGCTCGTACGAGATGGGGCGCATCGGCTCCGGCGCGGGCGGGCTTGCCACGGTGCCGATCCTGCACATGAGGGCCTATGCCGAGCCCGGCGGCGACATCCACACCATCTACAACGACATCAAGATCCGCGAGCAGTTGAAGCGTTCCAACGGGCGGGCCGACAACCAGGTCATCTGGCTGTTCCCGAACCCCGCGCTGGCCGCACCGGCCATGCAGCCGACGCTGGTGGGCGTGCTGCGCGACTCGTTCCTGCAGCGCCTGAGCCTGATGACGCAGTGGCTGGACGCCATCACCGGCGATTCTGCGCCGCTGACCACGGACAAGGTGGCGCGCCTCAAGCCGGCCGACGCGGTCGATTCCTGCTGGTCGGTGGCAGACGGCTCGCGGGTGCGCGAGGAGGCCACGTTCTCGGGCGCCGGAACCTGCAACACGCTCTACCCGAAGACGCCTGCGCCGCGCATGGTGGCGGGCGCCCCGGTGGCCGACGACGTGGTCAAGTGCCAGCTCAAGCCGATCAGCGACGCCGACTACGCGCCGGTGGTGCTGAGCACGCCCGAGAAGGTGCGCCTGGCCGGCATCTTCCCCGACGGGGTGTGCGACTACAGCAAGGCAGGTGTGGGGCAGGCCAAGCTCAAGGGCACCTGGCTCAAGTATTGA
- a CDS encoding PAS domain-containing sensor histidine kinase, whose translation MRKESAVPFDIQSVPFRGIVEQSVAGIYILQDEHFQYTNATFAGMAGYATDEVINKPLRDCVPPDYVPEVMDRYRRRISGEVRSMRFITHGLHRDGHVVYIEVHGEARQFRGRPAVVGVGVNVTEQVERDAQLLQSRQEYRDLAAYLNSMREQQRAEYAREVHDVLGGLLTSMKLDVGRITRRSRSTAIRGIAADLNALLLEAIDNVRELSDSMRPQALDHLGLDAAIASHLKRFRERAGLRASLEPGEFELPLSRWRATAVFRIFQEALTNVARHAAASSVAVRFTRSEHSFRLEIEDDGRGIAQDNPFRPDTTRHSLGLISMRERAHELGGTLTIDSAPGFGTRVILEAPIIDNPLLLS comes from the coding sequence ATGAGGAAAGAGTCTGCTGTTCCGTTCGACATCCAGTCCGTGCCGTTCCGCGGCATCGTGGAGCAATCCGTAGCGGGCATCTACATCCTTCAGGACGAGCATTTCCAGTACACCAATGCCACCTTCGCCGGCATGGCGGGCTATGCGACCGACGAAGTCATCAACAAGCCGCTGCGCGACTGCGTGCCGCCGGACTACGTGCCGGAAGTGATGGACCGCTACCGCCGGCGCATCTCGGGCGAAGTCCGCAGCATGCGCTTCATCACCCACGGCCTGCACCGCGACGGCCATGTCGTCTACATCGAGGTGCATGGCGAGGCCCGGCAGTTCCGCGGACGGCCCGCGGTGGTGGGCGTGGGCGTCAACGTCACCGAGCAGGTGGAGCGCGACGCGCAGTTGCTGCAATCGCGCCAGGAATACCGCGATCTCGCGGCCTACCTCAACAGCATGCGCGAGCAGCAGCGCGCTGAATACGCGCGCGAAGTCCACGACGTGCTGGGCGGCCTGCTGACCTCGATGAAGCTCGACGTGGGCCGCATCACCCGGCGCTCGCGCTCCACCGCCATTCGCGGCATCGCGGCCGATCTCAACGCCCTGCTGCTGGAGGCCATTGACAACGTGCGCGAGCTGTCGGACTCGATGCGCCCGCAGGCGCTCGACCACCTCGGCCTCGACGCCGCGATCGCCAGCCACCTCAAGCGCTTCCGGGAGCGCGCCGGCCTGCGCGCGAGCCTGGAGCCCGGCGAGTTCGAGCTGCCGCTGTCGCGCTGGCGCGCCACGGCCGTGTTTCGCATCTTCCAGGAAGCGCTGACCAATGTGGCGCGCCATGCAGCGGCCTCCAGCGTGGCGGTGCGCTTCACGCGCAGCGAGCACAGCTTCCGCCTCGAGATCGAGGACGACGGCCGTGGCATCGCCCAGGACAACCCGTTCCGCCCCGACACGACGCGGCATTCGCTCGGCCTGATCTCGATGCGCGAGCGCGCCCATGAACTCGGCGGCACGCTCACCATCGACTCGGCACCGGGCTTCGGCACGCGCGTGATCCTGGAGGCCCCCATCATCGACAACCCGCTTCTGCTTTCATGA
- a CDS encoding branched-chain amino acid ABC transporter substrate-binding protein, whose product MKSPRRRVLKSLMAALCVPAGAWAQAPSAPPIRMALIESMSGAFANTGEAVLRNLAWAVERVNQRGGVRTAQGTRLMQLERYDSKGQNEEALSALRAAIDAGAQYVLQGNSSSTAAVLSDAISKHNERDPARRVIFLNYSAVDPILTNEKCSFWHFRYDAHADMRMAALMEVLKEDSAVKNIYLIGQDYSFGQAVLREARRQLGVQRPDVQIVGDELHPMGRVKDFLPYATKIKASGAQAVITGNWGNDLTLLVKAAKDVGFEGKFYTFYGNALGAPAAIGDAGIGKVIAVADWLPNVPTAQSEAFYQAFRQRYPKPADDYVHMRMQLMVESLAQAIEKAGTPDLIAIADQLARTSVSLYGQNGTMRAADHQFQQSLVVGVMDRQGTPGVKFDVEGSGYGFRVIRQIRASQAEQPTTCKMVRP is encoded by the coding sequence ATGAAAAGTCCGCGCCGCCGGGTCTTGAAATCCCTGATGGCGGCGCTATGTGTGCCGGCCGGCGCCTGGGCCCAGGCGCCCTCGGCACCGCCGATCCGGATGGCCCTGATCGAGTCGATGAGCGGGGCCTTTGCCAACACCGGCGAGGCCGTGCTGCGCAACCTGGCCTGGGCCGTGGAGCGGGTGAACCAGCGCGGCGGCGTGAGGACGGCGCAGGGCACGCGGCTGATGCAGCTCGAGCGCTACGACAGCAAGGGCCAGAACGAGGAGGCCTTGTCGGCCCTGCGCGCGGCCATCGACGCGGGCGCGCAGTACGTGCTGCAAGGCAACTCGTCCTCGACGGCAGCCGTGCTGAGCGACGCGATCAGCAAGCACAACGAGCGCGACCCGGCGCGGCGCGTGATCTTCCTCAACTACTCGGCGGTCGATCCGATCCTGACCAACGAGAAATGCAGCTTCTGGCATTTCCGCTACGACGCCCATGCCGACATGCGCATGGCCGCGCTGATGGAGGTGCTGAAGGAGGACAGCGCGGTCAAGAACATCTACCTGATCGGGCAGGACTACAGCTTCGGCCAGGCCGTGCTGCGCGAGGCCCGGCGCCAGCTCGGCGTGCAGCGCCCCGATGTGCAGATCGTCGGCGACGAGCTGCACCCGATGGGCCGCGTGAAGGACTTCCTGCCCTACGCCACGAAGATCAAGGCCAGCGGTGCGCAGGCCGTCATCACCGGCAACTGGGGCAACGACCTGACCCTGCTGGTCAAGGCCGCCAAGGATGTGGGCTTCGAGGGCAAGTTCTACACCTTCTACGGCAACGCCCTGGGTGCGCCGGCCGCCATCGGCGATGCGGGCATCGGCAAGGTGATCGCCGTGGCCGACTGGCTGCCCAACGTGCCGACGGCGCAGAGCGAGGCGTTCTACCAGGCCTTCCGCCAGCGCTATCCCAAGCCCGCGGACGACTACGTGCACATGCGCATGCAGCTCATGGTGGAATCCCTGGCGCAGGCCATCGAGAAAGCAGGAACTCCTGATTTGATAGCAATCGCGGACCAGCTGGCGCGGACCTCCGTCAGTTTGTATGGCCAAAACGGCACCATGCGCGCGGCCGACCACCAGTTCCAGCAGTCGCTGGTGGTGGGCGTGATGGACCGCCAGGGCACGCCCGGCGTGAAGTTCGACGTGGAAGGTTCGGGCTACGGCTTCCGCGTGATCCGGCAGATCCGCGCGAGCCAGGCGGAGCAGCCCACCACCTGCAAGATGGTGCGGCCCTGA